A single genomic interval of Camelina sativa cultivar DH55 chromosome 11, Cs, whole genome shotgun sequence harbors:
- the LOC104721415 gene encoding serine/threonine-protein kinase SRK2E isoform X2, which translates to MDRPAVSGPMDLPIMHDSDRYELVKDIGSGNFGVARLMRDKQSNELVAVKYIERGEKIDENVKREIINHRSLRHPNIVRFKEVILTPTHLAIVMEYASGGELFERICNAGRFSEDEARFFFQQLISGVSYCHAMQVCHRDLKLENTLLDGSPAPRLKICDFGYSKSSVLHSQPKSTVGTPAYIAPEVLLKKEYDGKVADVWSCGVTLYVMLVGAYPFEDPEEPKNFRKTIHRILNVQYAIPDYVHISPECRHLISRIFVADPAKRISIPEISNHEWFLKNLPADLMNDNTLNSQFDESDQPGQSIEEIMQIIAEATVPPAGTQNLNHYLTGSLDIDDEMEEDLESDLDDLDIDSSGEIVYAM; encoded by the exons ATGGATCGGCCAGCAGTGAGTGGTCCAATGGATTTGCCGATTATGCACGATAGCGATAGGTATGAGCTCGTCAAAGATATTGGCTCCGGTAACTTTGGAGTTGCGAGATTGATGAGAGACAAGCAAAGTAACGAGCTTGTTGCTGTTAAATATATCGAGAGAGGTGAGAAG atagatgaaaatgtaaaaaggGAGATAATAAACCACAGGTCCTTAAGACATCCAAATATCGTAAGATTCAAAGAG GTCATATTAACACCGACCCATTTAGCCATTGTTATGGAATATGCATCTGGAGGAGAACTCTTCGAGCGAATCTGCAATGCAGGCCGCTTCAGCGAAGACGAG GCAAGGTTCTTCTTCCAACAGCTCATTTCAGGAGTTAGTTACTGTCATGCTATG CAAGTATGTCACCGAGATTTAAAGCTTGAGAATACCTTATTAGATGGTAGCCCGGCTCCTCGACTAAAGATTTGTGATTTCGGATATTCTAAG TCCTCTGTGTTACATTCACAGCCAAAATCAACTGTTGGAACTCCTGCTTATATCGCTCCCGAGGTTTTACTAAAGAAAGAATATGATGGAAAG GTTGCAGATGTTTGGTCATGTGGGGTAACTCTGTACGTCATGCTTGTTGGAGCATATCCTTTCGAAGATCCCGAGGAGCCAAAGAATTTCAGGAAAACTATACAT AGAATCCTGAATGTTCAGTACGCTATTCCGGATTATGTTCACATATCTCCTGAATGTCGCCATTTGATCTCCAGAATATTCGTTGCTGACCCTGCAAAG AGGATATCAATTCCTGAAATAAGCAACCACGAATGGTTTCTGAAGAATCTACCTGCAGATCTCATGAACGATAACACATTGAACAGTCAGTTTGATGAATCGGATCAACCGGGACAAAGCATAGAAGAGATCATGCAGATCATTGCAGAAGCAACTGTTCCTCCTGCAGGCACTCAGAATCTGAACCATTATCTCACAG GAAGCTTGGACATAGATGACGAAATGGAGGAAGACCTAGAGAGCGACCTCGATGACCTTGACATAGACAGTAGCGGAGAGATTGTGTATGCAATGTGA
- the LOC104721415 gene encoding serine/threonine-protein kinase SRK2E isoform X1: MDRPAVSGPMDLPIMHDSDRYELVKDIGSGNFGVARLMRDKQSNELVAVKYIERGEKIDENVKREIINHRSLRHPNIVRFKEVILTPTHLAIVMEYASGGELFERICNAGRFSEDEARFFFQQLISGVSYCHAMQVCHRDLKLENTLLDGSPAPRLKICDFGYSKSSVLHSQPKSTVGTPAYIAPEVLLKKEYDGKVADVWSCGVTLYVMLVGAYPFEDPEEPKNFRKTIHVRVFLHALIVETYYVHISPECRHLISRIFVADPAKRISIPEISNHEWFLKNLPADLMNDNTLNSQFDESDQPGQSIEEIMQIIAEATVPPAGTQNLNHYLTGSLDIDDEMEEDLESDLDDLDIDSSGEIVYAM, from the exons ATGGATCGGCCAGCAGTGAGTGGTCCAATGGATTTGCCGATTATGCACGATAGCGATAGGTATGAGCTCGTCAAAGATATTGGCTCCGGTAACTTTGGAGTTGCGAGATTGATGAGAGACAAGCAAAGTAACGAGCTTGTTGCTGTTAAATATATCGAGAGAGGTGAGAAG atagatgaaaatgtaaaaaggGAGATAATAAACCACAGGTCCTTAAGACATCCAAATATCGTAAGATTCAAAGAG GTCATATTAACACCGACCCATTTAGCCATTGTTATGGAATATGCATCTGGAGGAGAACTCTTCGAGCGAATCTGCAATGCAGGCCGCTTCAGCGAAGACGAG GCAAGGTTCTTCTTCCAACAGCTCATTTCAGGAGTTAGTTACTGTCATGCTATG CAAGTATGTCACCGAGATTTAAAGCTTGAGAATACCTTATTAGATGGTAGCCCGGCTCCTCGACTAAAGATTTGTGATTTCGGATATTCTAAG TCCTCTGTGTTACATTCACAGCCAAAATCAACTGTTGGAACTCCTGCTTATATCGCTCCCGAGGTTTTACTAAAGAAAGAATATGATGGAAAG GTTGCAGATGTTTGGTCATGTGGGGTAACTCTGTACGTCATGCTTGTTGGAGCATATCCTTTCGAAGATCCCGAGGAGCCAAAGAATTTCAGGAAAACTATACATGTGAGAGTCTTTCTTCATGCTTTAATAGTTGAAACAT ATTATGTTCACATATCTCCTGAATGTCGCCATTTGATCTCCAGAATATTCGTTGCTGACCCTGCAAAG AGGATATCAATTCCTGAAATAAGCAACCACGAATGGTTTCTGAAGAATCTACCTGCAGATCTCATGAACGATAACACATTGAACAGTCAGTTTGATGAATCGGATCAACCGGGACAAAGCATAGAAGAGATCATGCAGATCATTGCAGAAGCAACTGTTCCTCCTGCAGGCACTCAGAATCTGAACCATTATCTCACAG GAAGCTTGGACATAGATGACGAAATGGAGGAAGACCTAGAGAGCGACCTCGATGACCTTGACATAGACAGTAGCGGAGAGATTGTGTATGCAATGTGA
- the LOC104721418 gene encoding uncharacterized protein LOC104721418 — protein sequence MSTSNDTPVWAVDGITYWYFSSKVVWNAVRISKSDKSWAPLVWHKAVIPRHAITTWLFILNCNPTLDRLSTWGYDVELDCLLCGLGHESRNHLFFNCAFFAEVWRLITNKFQISTSPVLWDQILLWLPRSSVSKHKKLALLQGWQGAIYELWRERNRQFHDGISLSAVALTKIILFYYEGSV from the coding sequence ATGTCTACTTCAAATGATACTCCGGTTTGGGCTGTTGATGGTATAACTTACTGGTATTTCTCTTCAAAAGTTGTGTGGAATGCTGTTAGGATTTCAAAATCTGATAAATCTTGGGCTCCGCTTGTTTGGCACAAAGCTGTCATCCCAAGACATGCTATAACCACTTGGTTGTTCATTCTCAATTGTAATCCTACTCTTGATCGTTTGTCTACTTGGGGTTATGATGTTGAGTTAGATTGTCTCCTTTGTGGGTTAGGCCATGAATCACGAAATCATCTGTTTTTTAACTGTGCATTCTTTGCTGAGGTTTGGCGTTTGATAACGAATAAGTTTCAGATTTCTACTTCTCCGGTGTTATGGGATCAGATTCTCCTTTGGCTGCCAAGGTCTTCAGTTTCGAAGCACAAAAAACTTGCTCTCCTTCAAGGATGGCAGGGTGCGATCTATGAACTATGGCGAGAGAGAAATCGGCAGTTTCATGATGGTATCTCGCTATCTGCAGTTGCTCTTACAAAGATCATTCTTTTCTACTATGAAGGATCAGTGTAA
- the LOC109127615 gene encoding uncharacterized protein LOC109127615 produces the protein MVIKRIELCIELMKIGMEFVVVVAEAVQIVMRQNLNHHRAPQPPRLIRHGLLPYPASHPSPFLFGFFP, from the coding sequence atggtGATAAAAAGGATAGAGCTGTGTATAGAGCTAATGAAGATAGGTATGGAGTtcgtggtggtggtggccgAAGCCGTCCAAATTGTTATGCGGCAAAACCTCAACCACCACCGTGCTCCTCAACCTCCGCGTCTCATCCGCCATGGCCTCCTCCCTTATCCCGCTTCTCACCCTTCTCCATTCCTCTTTGGATTTTTCCCttga
- the LOC104721416 gene encoding armadillo repeat-containing protein 6-like, which yields MGVRAISQEAFDDLVRENVEDLGMEPSEALEDALHTLKLQGVDLSGIITCVPGESSIKDNPVIACLDRLKEFDSVSIDGPLREEDLDEISSLFVKLKELCCSQQDSGNAAIATKHGAVDLTCSLCSKIKIAPGSNRNRIVVPCLKALAVLIHDIQSTEAFRKCTGPSIVVGLLSNSISDSDSLDAGFAVVAAASTGNEVVKQSFMELKIDELILQVLNRESKTTVRALYDAICVLLTPDDNRVVASQVYGYARTFAKLGIATALTEALQAGIGSDSLVSASIALKSIAVNDEICKSIAEIGGIDTLLRCIDDSGEQGNNTAAKTCCSLLSKLAGSDSNKSTIVEKRGLDKLIKLAQRFSDDPLVIQEVMLIISIICLRSPDHAAKAIEAGAGDLAVQAMKRFPVAAQMQRNACNMIRNMAVRNAENRSILLANGIEKLIRTAKANNELCRAAATDALRDLGLDNYNN from the exons ATGGGTGTACGTGCAATATCTCAAGAGGCGTTCGACGATCTAGTGAGGGAAAATGTTGAAGATCTTGGAATGGAACCCTCCGAAGCTCTCGAAGACGCTCTCCACACTCTCAAACTCCAAGGCGTCGATCTCTCCG GGATCATTACATGTGTTCCAGGAGAAAGTAGCATTAAGGACAATCCCGTGATTGCTTGTTTAGATAGACTAAAAGAATTCGACAGTGTTTCTATAGACGGACCTCTTCGAGAAGAGGATTTGGATGAGATTTCGAGTTTGTTCGTCAAGCTCAAGGAGCTTTGTTGCAGCCAACAAGATTCAGGGAACGCTGCAATCGCGACGAAACATGGTGCTGTGGACTTAACATGCTCTCTTTGTTCCAAAATCAAGATAGCTCCTGGAAGTAATCGTAATCGTATTGTTGTTCCCTGTTTGAAAGCTTTGGCTGTGTTGATTCATG ACATTCAGAGCACTGAGGCATTCAGGAAGTGTACTGGACCAAGTATTGTTGTTGGCCTATTGAGTAATTCGATCTCCGATTCTGATTCGTTGGATGCTGGTTtcgctgttgttgctgctgcatCAACTGGTAATGAAGTTGTGAAACAATCATTCATGGAATTAAAAATTGATGAACTTATTCTACAAGTGCTGAACAGAGAGAGTAAAACTACCGTTCGAGCTCTGTACGATGCTATTTGTGTTCTTTTGACTCCAGATGACAACCGTGTTGTTGCTTCCCAA GTTTATGGTTATGCACGAACTTTCGCCAAATTAGGGATTGCAACAGCCCTTACCGAAGCATTACAGGCAGGGATTGGCTCTGATAGTTTGGTGTCAGCAAGTATTGCGTTAAAATCAATTGCTGTAAAT GATGAAATATGTAAATCTATTGCTGAAATTGGTGGAATAGATACACTTCTTCGGTGTATTGATGATAGCGGTGAACAAGGCAACAACACTGCTGCAAAGACATGTTGTTCTCTGTTGTCTAAG TTGGCAGGAAGTGACTCTAACAAGAGTACCATAGTTGAGAAGCGGGGTCTCGATAAGCTAATCAAACTTGCACAACGATTCTCCGATGATCCTCTAGTCATACAAGAG GTCATGTTGATAATCTCTATAATCTGTTTGAGATCACCAGACCACGCAGCCAAGGCTATAGAAGCCGGAGCTGGTGATTTAGCGGTCCAAGCTATGAAGAGGTTCCCAGTAGCGGCCCAAATGCAGAGAAACGCTTGCAACATGATACGGAACATGGCTGTAAGAAATGCAGAGAACAG AAGTATTCTGCTTGCCAATGGAATTGAGAAGCTGATAAGGACTGCTAAGGCCAATAATGAGTTATGCAGAGCCGCTGCAACTGATGCACTGAGAGACCTTGGCCTTGATAACTACAATAATTAA
- the LOC104721417 gene encoding E3 ubiquitin-protein ligase RNF170, with translation MEVTTADEVFPEVNTAEVTENLDRNELVESSNAVVLADGVVAAEERKIEAENREESETPPEDDICPICFCSFTVPCRGNCGHWYCGSCILQYWNYAAVSRPCKCPMCVRLITKLSPEASLLERQEQEVKEVLDKVRRYNRLFVGGLTGFVQKVHELPFLMKRMVWHMMDTDVNNLYFHEVRIFAMFMSTLYTAAEFNFIPTGGFRIVTVFDYAAITMILILRLVGIYRRRRLAQQVRQLAAAVIEEPERDLRE, from the exons ATGGAGGTAACAACCGCCGACGAGGTTTTTCCGGAGGTTAACACCGCCGAGGTAACGGAAAATCTTGATCGGAACGAGCTTGTGGAGTCGTCGAACGCCGTCGTTCTTGCTGACGGAGTCGTAGCGGCTGAGGAGAGGAAGATTGAAGCGGAGAATCGTGAAGAGAGCGAGACGCCTCCAGAGGATGATATTTGTCCGATCTGTTTCTGCTCTTTTACGGTTCCTTGTCGTGGGAATTGTGGTCATTGGTATTGCG GAAGTTGTATCTTGCAGTACTGGAACTATGCTGCAGTATCTAGGCCTTGCAAGTGTCCCATGTGTGTCCGGCTCATCACTAAGCTGTCACCAGAAGCATCTTTGCTAGAGCGCCAGGAGCAAGAGGTTAAGGAGGTTCTTGATAAGGTCCGTAGGTATAACCGTCTCTTTGTTGGAGGTCTAACTGGCTTTGTTCAG AAGGTGCACGAGCTGCCTTTTCTAATGAAGAGAATGGTGTGGCATATGATGGATACAGATGTGAACAATCTTTATTTTCATGAAGTGCGCATCTTTGCA ATGTTCATGAGTACCCTTTACACTGCCGCAGAGTTTAACTTCATCCCAACGG GCGGGTTCAGAATAGTGACAGTTTTTGACTACGCTGCGATAACTATGATCCTGATTCTGCGCTTAGTAGGGATCTATCGGAGGAGACGCCTTGCTCAGCAGGTCAGACAACTAGCAGCTGCAGTAATTGAGGAGCCGGAAAGAGATTTAAGGGAATAA
- the LOC109127222 gene encoding uncharacterized protein LOC109127222, translated as MDLQSVTCEILLEDGKDLIYTAVYASNDEEERKKLWCSLRTTEANFGLSYRSWMVNGDFNEILYPAETSNASIVCSTRGMRLFGDCLADLGLFDLPFSGPQFTWTNKRSIDPTRKKLDRCLANGHWLSMFPSSHCTFEAPEFSDHSPCFIQLVTPPPSYALVQVGVPVYTLKDFCFKLKKMKGPMKSLMRDNFCDLEKRVVEAHSNLVALQLLALNDPSPVNLQNELLAKDGWMHLSLAEEGFFKQKSRLTWLGEGDFNTSFFHKVSMARNAGNAIKLLLKPDGSATSSLKEVHELVVDHFAEILQTIKGPDGFPAEFFKSTWSIIGQDLTMGVQQFFLDSFLPSALNSTSLILIPKIPGTVDVRDFRPISCLNTTYKIISRLLLDRLKILLPDLILPNQTAFIKDRLLLENVLLASEVVQGYPLASGFFKGKTGLRQGDPLSPILIVMIMNVLSLTLNKAAEEGSFSYHPGCEDLKLTHLRFADDLLIFLEGSEHSLRGVMSILSDFEEMSGLGMNIEKTSMFCSGLSESSLERLHLLFNLKHVSLPVRKKLNSWTHKFLSLAGRLTLISSVISGIIGFWTSAFFLPKQVIKRINSLCSSFLWRGKIDSPSGVKVSWYDICFPKLEGGLGLRNIGSWNETCALKLIWMLFFRAGSLWVAWIRSKYFSKSPLWALNEKNIAYSWNFRKLLKLHPLAL; from the exons ATGGACCTCCAGTCAGTTACTTGTGAAATTTTGTTAGAGGATGGGAAGGATCTCATTTATACTGCGGTCTACGCTTCAAATGATgaggaagaaaggaaaaagtTGTGGTGTTCTCTTCGTACTACAGAGGCCAATTTTGGTTTATCATACAGGTCATGGATGGTTAAtggggattttaatgagattCTCTATCCAGCTGAAACCTCAAATGCTAGCATTGTTTGTTCTACAAGAGGAATGAGGTTGTTTGGTGATTGCCTAGCTGATTTAGGTCTATTTGATCTTCCGTTTAGTGGTCCTCAATTCACTTGGACAAATAAAAGATCAATAGATCCTACTAGGAAGAAATTAGATCGTTGCTTGGCGAATGGGCATTGGCTGTCAATGTTCCCATCTAGTCATTGCACCTTCGAGGCTCCAGAGTTTTCAGATCACTCACCTTGCTTTATTCAGCTCGTTACGCCTCCTCCTTCTTATG CTTTGGTTCAAGTTGGTGTTCCTGTTTATACTCTTAAAGACTTTTGTTTCAAGCTGAAAAAGATGAAAGGCCCTATGAAGTCTTTGATGAGGGATAATTTTTGTGACTTAGAGAAGAGAGTAGTTGAGGCTCACTCTAATCTTGTTGCCCTTCAGCTGTTAGCCTTGAATGATCCTTCTCCAGTCAATCTTCAGAATGAGTTATTAGCGAAAGATGGGTGGATGCATCTTAGTCTTGCTGAGGAAGGTTTTTTCAAACAGAAATCTCGTCTCACATGGTTAGGTGAGGGTGATTTTAACACTTCTTTCTTCCATAAGGTCTCTATGGCCAGAAATGCAGGGAACGCCATAAAACTCTTGTTAAAGCCAGATGGTTCTGCTACATCATCTCTCAAGGAAGTTCATGAGCTAGTTGTAGATCACTTTGCTGAGATTTTGCAGACAATTAAGG GACCAGATGGATTTCCTGCTGAGTTTTTTAAGTCGACTTGGTCTATTATTGGGCAGGATTTAACAATGGGAGTGCAACAATTCTTTCTGGATTCCTTTCTCCCATCCGCCTTAAACTCGACGAGTCTTATCCTTATTCCAAAAATTCCAGGGACAGTTGATGTTAGGGATTTTCGTCCTATCTCTTGTCTTAACACGACTTACAAGATCATATCTCGGCTGTTATTAGACAGGTTAAAAATTCTTCTTCCTGATCTTATACTTCCTAATCAAACCGCATTTATTAAGGATAGACTACTATTGGAGAATGTGCTATTGGCCTCAGAAGTTGTGCAAGGCTATCCACTTGCTTCAG GCTTTTTCAAAGGAAAGACAGGTTTGCGCCAAGGAGATCCATTATCCCCCATTCTAATTGTTATGATAATGAATGTGTTATCTCTAACGTTGAACAAAGCAGCAGAAGAAGGTTCGTTCAGTTACCATCCTGGTTGTGAGGATCTTAAGCTTACTCATCTTCGTTTTGCGGacgatttattaattttcttagaGGGCTCTGAGCATTCTTTGAGAGGAGTTATGTCAATCCTCTCAGACTTTGAGGAAATGTCTGGACTGGGAATGAATATTGAGAAGACCTCCATGTTTTGTTCTGGTTTAAGTGAGAGTAGTTTGGAAAGGCTGCATTTACTATTCAATCTGAAGCATGTCTCACTTCCAGTCAG aaagaaattaaattctTGGACTCACAAGTTTCTGAGTTTAGCAGGAAGGTTAACACTTATCTCTAGTGTTATTTCAGGCATTATTGGTTTTTGGACTAGTGCTTTCTTCCTTCCGAAGCAAGTTATTAAGCGGATCAATAGCCTGTGCAGCTCTTTTCTATGGCGAGGCAAGATCGATTCTCCTTCGGGCGTTAAAGTGTCATGGTATGACATTTGCTTCCCTAAGCTCGAGGGTGGTCTTGGTTTAAGGAACATTGGTAGTTGGAATGAGACTTGTGCCTTGAAACTTATATGGATGTTGTTTTTTAGAGCTGGTTCGTTGTGGGTGGCATGGATTAGAAgtaagtatttttctaaatctCCTCTGTGGGCGCTTAATGAGAAAAATATTGCTTACTCTtggaattttagaaaattacttAAGCTTCATCCCTTAGCTCTTTAA